A window of the Microbacterium sp. AZCO genome harbors these coding sequences:
- the aroQ gene encoding type II 3-dehydroquinate dehydratase yields MTAPRRLLLVNGPNLNLLGVREPEVYGTETLADVERIAGDAAAARGFEVRAVQSNHEGVLLDAIHEARTDCAGIVINPGGLTHTSVVLRDALSGVSLPVAEVHISDVMKREEFRHHSYVADVAVVHVIGEGVRGYATAVTRLIAVITGQTDN; encoded by the coding sequence ATGACCGCCCCACGCCGTCTCCTGCTCGTCAACGGACCCAACCTCAACCTCCTGGGCGTCCGTGAGCCCGAGGTCTACGGCACCGAGACCCTCGCCGATGTCGAGCGCATCGCGGGGGATGCCGCGGCCGCGCGCGGCTTCGAGGTGCGGGCCGTCCAGAGCAACCACGAGGGCGTCCTCCTCGACGCGATCCACGAGGCGCGGACGGACTGCGCGGGCATCGTGATCAACCCCGGCGGTCTGACGCACACGTCGGTCGTCCTCCGGGATGCGCTGTCCGGCGTCTCGCTGCCCGTGGCCGAGGTGCACATCTCCGACGTCATGAAGCGCGAGGAGTTCCGCCACCACTCGTATGTCGCAGACGTCGCCGTCGTGCACGTGATCGGCGAGGGAGTCAGGGGCTACGCCACCGCCGTGACCCGCCTCATCGCCGTCATCACGGGCCAGACCGACAACTGA
- a CDS encoding MFS transporter — translation MTTTATTRKTPVKAAIASFMGSAVEYYDFFLYGSAAALIFPTVFFPSDDQAALVMSFATFGFAYIARPVGAVILGHFGDRIGRQKVLMFTLLLMGFSTFAIGCLPGYEQIGWWAPALLVLCRLLQGLSASGEQAGASSLTLEHAPDDRRSFFTSWTLTGTQGGQILAALIFIPVVALPDEIKFTWGWRIPFWLSAVVVVVAYLIRRTLHETPEFEQTKAEGRIARMPLIPLLRDHWRDVLRVICCAFIAAVSTVFGNLAIAYGVEVGLDATLTLWLVVVANFVALGTQPLFGALADRIGRKPVFIYGALSSAVFMPFYMLSMGAGNAFVTFLLAVVTFSFGYAAANAVWPSFYGEMFSTRVRFSGMAIGTQLGFLMAGFAPSIVAALGGVQQGGWVVISAFTAVISIIATISALTARETKNVPTAQLGLASERTGELAPAV, via the coding sequence ATGACCACCACCGCAACGACGCGGAAGACGCCCGTGAAGGCCGCGATCGCGAGCTTCATGGGCAGCGCCGTCGAGTACTACGACTTCTTCCTGTACGGCTCGGCCGCCGCCCTCATCTTCCCGACCGTGTTCTTCCCGTCCGACGATCAGGCGGCGCTCGTCATGTCGTTCGCGACGTTCGGCTTCGCCTACATCGCGCGGCCCGTCGGCGCCGTCATCCTCGGCCACTTCGGCGACCGGATCGGCCGCCAGAAGGTGCTCATGTTCACCCTGCTCCTCATGGGCTTCTCGACCTTCGCGATCGGATGCCTCCCCGGCTACGAGCAGATCGGCTGGTGGGCTCCCGCGCTGCTGGTGCTCTGCCGCCTGCTTCAGGGGCTGTCGGCATCGGGCGAGCAGGCCGGCGCCTCATCCCTGACCCTCGAGCATGCGCCCGACGATCGGCGGTCCTTCTTCACGTCGTGGACGCTCACCGGCACGCAGGGCGGGCAGATCCTCGCGGCGCTCATCTTCATCCCCGTCGTCGCGCTCCCCGACGAGATCAAGTTCACGTGGGGATGGCGCATCCCGTTCTGGCTGAGCGCCGTCGTCGTGGTCGTCGCGTACCTGATCCGCCGCACGCTGCACGAGACTCCCGAGTTCGAGCAGACGAAGGCCGAGGGACGGATCGCACGGATGCCGCTCATCCCGCTCCTCCGCGACCACTGGCGCGACGTGCTCCGGGTCATCTGCTGCGCCTTCATCGCCGCCGTCTCGACGGTGTTCGGCAACCTGGCGATCGCGTACGGCGTGGAGGTCGGACTCGACGCGACGCTGACGCTGTGGCTCGTGGTCGTGGCGAACTTCGTCGCCCTCGGCACCCAGCCGCTGTTCGGAGCGCTCGCGGACCGCATCGGCCGCAAGCCCGTCTTCATCTACGGCGCCCTGTCGTCGGCGGTGTTCATGCCGTTCTACATGCTGTCGATGGGCGCCGGGAACGCGTTCGTGACGTTCCTGCTCGCCGTCGTCACCTTCTCGTTCGGCTACGCCGCGGCGAACGCCGTCTGGCCCTCGTTCTACGGCGAGATGTTCTCGACGCGCGTGCGCTTCTCCGGCATGGCGATCGGAACCCAGCTCGGCTTCCTCATGGCGGGCTTCGCACCGTCGATCGTCGCGGCCCTGGGGGGCGTGCAGCAGGGCGGCTGGGTCGTCATCAGCGCCTTCACCGCCGTCATCTCGATCATCGCGACGATCAGCGCACTGACCGCCCGCGAGACGAAGAACGTGCCGACGGCTCAGCTCGGACTCGCCTCCGAGCGCACCGGCGAGCTCGCGCCCGCCGTCTGA
- a CDS encoding shikimate dehydrogenase codes for MLTETATRLEVWGDPIAHSRSPQLHAAAYRVLGRDWTYDRRQVSEAAFARELASLDDRWRGLSLTMPLKSVAFDAARVRDRRAELTGAVNTLLLDTDGPRGFNTDIGGIVRSLREEGIEGVDRARIVGAGATATSALVALEELGARQVDVVARRPEAVGPLAALGERLGVDVRATPFAASLYSSVPVTIATLPGDAPVTDAAADALATDGGLLLDVVYGHWPTHLSSAWKRAGHPAVSGLGMLLHQALLQVRVFTTGEVEVPLDDEEEALAAMRSAIMGD; via the coding sequence ATGCTGACGGAGACGGCGACGCGCCTCGAGGTCTGGGGCGACCCCATCGCGCACAGTCGTTCTCCGCAGCTGCACGCGGCCGCCTATCGCGTGCTCGGGCGCGACTGGACGTACGACCGCCGTCAGGTGAGCGAAGCCGCGTTCGCTCGCGAGCTCGCGTCGCTCGACGACCGCTGGCGCGGGTTGTCGCTCACCATGCCGCTCAAGTCGGTCGCATTCGACGCCGCGCGCGTGCGCGATCGCCGCGCGGAGCTGACCGGCGCCGTCAACACGCTGCTGCTCGACACCGACGGCCCGCGGGGATTCAACACCGACATCGGCGGCATCGTCCGCTCGCTCCGCGAAGAGGGCATCGAGGGCGTCGACCGTGCGCGCATCGTGGGCGCCGGCGCGACCGCGACGTCGGCGCTCGTCGCCCTCGAGGAGCTCGGCGCGCGACAGGTCGACGTCGTGGCGCGCCGCCCCGAGGCTGTCGGCCCGTTGGCGGCGCTGGGAGAGCGGCTGGGCGTGGACGTGCGGGCGACGCCGTTCGCGGCATCCCTCTACTCGTCCGTGCCCGTCACGATCGCGACCCTCCCCGGGGACGCGCCCGTGACGGATGCCGCGGCCGATGCCCTCGCGACCGACGGCGGACTGCTGCTCGACGTCGTCTACGGCCACTGGCCGACGCACCTGTCGTCCGCGTGGAAGCGGGCCGGGCATCCGGCCGTCTCGGGGCTCGGGATGCTGCTGCATCAGGCCCTGCTGCAGGTGCGCGTCTTCACGACCGGCGAGGTCGAGGTTCCGCTGGATGACGAGGAGGAGGCCCTCGCCGCGATGCGCTCGGCGATCATGGGAGACTAG
- the aroB gene encoding 3-dehydroquinate synthase, translating to MTDDLTTITVAGDQPYDVIVGRGILDRVAEAIPAAARKVLVVHPPTLAAQAASLRERLLADGTRDVLIAEIPDAEQGKRVEVAAFCWQILGQADFTRTDAIVGFGGGAVTDLAGFVAATWLRGVTVVQVPTTVLGMVDAAVGGKTGINTAEGKNLVGAFWPPKAVVCDLELLDGLSANERTAGFAEVVKAGFIWAPEILDLIEADPVAAVDPTTPAFRRSIELAIEMKARVVGEDLREAGLREILNYGHTLGHAIEHAERYRWRHGAAISVGMVFAAELSRLAGRLPDASAQRHRDILELLGLPTSYRAGAWPQLLATMQRDKKSRGGMLRFIVLDDIAKPTVLQAPDESLLFAAYQEVAG from the coding sequence GTGACCGACGACCTCACGACCATCACCGTGGCCGGAGACCAGCCTTACGACGTCATCGTCGGGCGCGGCATCCTGGACCGCGTCGCCGAGGCGATCCCCGCCGCGGCTCGCAAGGTTCTCGTCGTGCACCCGCCGACGCTCGCCGCCCAGGCCGCGAGCCTGCGGGAACGGCTGCTCGCCGACGGCACGCGCGACGTGCTGATCGCCGAGATCCCGGATGCCGAGCAGGGCAAGCGCGTCGAGGTGGCGGCGTTCTGCTGGCAGATCCTCGGGCAGGCCGACTTCACCCGCACCGATGCGATCGTCGGATTCGGCGGGGGAGCCGTCACCGATCTCGCGGGCTTCGTCGCAGCGACGTGGCTGCGCGGCGTCACCGTCGTTCAGGTGCCGACGACGGTCCTCGGCATGGTCGACGCCGCCGTCGGCGGCAAGACCGGCATCAACACCGCCGAGGGCAAGAACCTCGTGGGGGCCTTCTGGCCGCCGAAGGCCGTCGTCTGCGATCTCGAGCTGCTCGACGGGCTCTCCGCGAACGAGCGCACCGCGGGCTTCGCCGAGGTCGTCAAGGCCGGCTTCATCTGGGCGCCCGAGATCCTCGACCTCATCGAGGCCGATCCCGTCGCGGCCGTCGATCCGACGACGCCGGCCTTCCGCCGCTCGATCGAGCTCGCGATCGAGATGAAGGCGCGCGTCGTGGGGGAGGACCTCCGCGAGGCGGGCCTCCGCGAGATCCTCAACTACGGCCACACCCTCGGACACGCGATCGAGCACGCCGAGCGCTACCGCTGGCGGCACGGCGCGGCGATCTCGGTCGGCATGGTCTTCGCCGCCGAGCTGTCGCGCCTCGCCGGACGGCTTCCGGACGCCTCGGCGCAGCGGCACCGCGACATCCTCGAGCTGCTCGGCCTGCCCACCTCGTACCGAGCGGGCGCGTGGCCGCAGCTGCTCGCGACGATGCAGCGCGACAAGAAGAGCCGCGGCGGGATGCTGCGCTTCATCGTGCTCGACGACATCGCCAAGCCCACCGTGCTGCAGGCGCCCGACGAGTCGCTGCTCTTCGCGGCGTACCAGGAGGTCGCGGGCTGA
- a CDS encoding TetR/AcrR family transcriptional regulator, which translates to MPPVTRDAERTRAELLAVATEVFAEEGYSGARVDDIAERTRTTKRMIYYYFGGKEQLYLAVLENAYQGIREAERAIDVDHTDPVAAIRQLAELTFDHHVTHDAFIRLVAIENIHRGEFIRRIDSLRTLAQPAKTLLDEILERGRAAGVFRADVDAIDVHLVISAYCVFQIANQYTFGYLFDVSFTDPERRRHLRGLIGDVVVGWLTAPQR; encoded by the coding sequence GTGCCCCCTGTGACGCGAGACGCCGAGCGAACACGAGCCGAGCTTCTCGCGGTGGCGACCGAGGTGTTCGCCGAGGAGGGCTACTCGGGCGCCCGTGTGGACGACATCGCCGAGCGCACCCGCACGACGAAGCGGATGATCTACTACTACTTCGGCGGCAAGGAGCAGCTCTATCTCGCCGTGCTCGAGAACGCGTACCAGGGCATCCGCGAGGCGGAGCGCGCGATCGACGTGGACCACACCGACCCCGTCGCCGCGATCCGCCAGCTCGCCGAGCTCACGTTCGATCACCACGTCACGCACGACGCCTTCATCAGGCTCGTCGCGATCGAGAACATCCACCGCGGCGAGTTCATCCGCCGCATCGACTCCCTGCGCACCCTCGCTCAGCCCGCCAAGACGCTCCTCGACGAGATCCTCGAGCGCGGCCGGGCGGCCGGCGTCTTCCGCGCCGATGTCGACGCGATCGACGTCCATCTCGTCATCAGCGCCTACTGCGTCTTCCAGATCGCGAACCAGTACACGTTCGGCTACCTGTTCGACGTGTCTTTCACCGATCCTGAGCGTCGCCGCCATCTGCGGGGACTCATCGGCGACGTCGTCGTCGGCTGGCTGACCGCTCCCCAGCGGTAG
- a CDS encoding shikimate dehydrogenase, giving the protein MGQNPPYLVGLVGTGVTPSLTPALHMAEARALDVDYVYRTIDLTTLGLAPDELPDILAWAQRLGFDALNVTHPCKRLVVEYLDRIDPLAAALGSVNTVLFTDEGLVGHNTDTTGFETAFRTGLPGAPVDEVTLLGAGGAGSAVADALLRVGTRRLTVVDLDAQRADELATELAGRHAAVVDAATPDALPRLLASASGLVHCTPTGMKEHPGTPFSPALLRPDLWVADIVYRPLDTALLQAAREAGCATLDGGRMAVHQAVDAFRLITGLTPDPDRMIRHFHSLVAPHEVLA; this is encoded by the coding sequence ATGGGACAGAACCCGCCCTATCTCGTCGGGCTCGTCGGAACGGGCGTGACGCCCTCCCTGACGCCCGCGCTGCACATGGCCGAGGCCCGCGCGCTCGACGTCGACTACGTCTACCGCACGATCGACCTCACGACACTGGGCCTCGCCCCCGACGAGCTGCCCGACATCCTCGCCTGGGCCCAGCGTCTCGGATTCGACGCGCTCAACGTGACCCACCCGTGCAAGCGACTGGTGGTCGAGTACCTCGACCGCATCGACCCCCTCGCCGCGGCGCTGGGCTCCGTCAACACGGTGCTCTTCACCGACGAGGGCCTCGTCGGCCACAACACCGACACGACGGGCTTCGAGACGGCGTTCCGCACGGGACTGCCGGGCGCGCCCGTCGACGAGGTGACGCTGCTCGGCGCCGGCGGTGCGGGATCGGCGGTCGCGGACGCCCTCCTTCGCGTCGGGACTCGCCGCCTCACCGTCGTCGACCTCGACGCCCAGCGCGCCGACGAGCTCGCGACGGAGCTCGCCGGCCGGCACGCGGCCGTCGTCGATGCGGCGACGCCCGACGCGCTGCCACGACTGCTCGCCTCGGCATCCGGTCTCGTGCACTGCACCCCGACCGGCATGAAGGAGCACCCCGGCACGCCGTTCTCCCCCGCCCTGCTTCGGCCCGACCTGTGGGTCGCCGACATCGTCTACCGCCCCCTCGACACGGCGCTCCTCCAGGCCGCCCGCGAGGCGGGCTGCGCCACCCTCGACGGCGGACGGATGGCGGTCCACCAGGCCGTCGACGCCTTCCGCCTCATCACGGGTCTGACCCCCGACCCCGACCGCATGATCCGCCACTTCCACAGCCTCGTTGCGCCGCACGAGGTGCTCGCCTGA
- a CDS encoding shikimate kinase: MAEGTTPAIVLVGPMGAGKTSIGKRVARELGLAFTDTDSLVVREHGPIANLFASQGEARFREIERDAVSAALSRGGVVALGGGAVLNADTRHDLAAHRVVLLTVAAHIVRSRIHGEARPLLAADDDPVARWEAIMEQRKGLYEEVADVTFDTSSGPLALVVADIVAWVRGGETSAREALTEGTETK; encoded by the coding sequence ATGGCGGAGGGCACCACCCCGGCGATCGTGCTCGTCGGCCCCATGGGCGCGGGCAAGACCAGCATCGGCAAGCGCGTCGCGCGCGAGCTCGGACTCGCCTTCACCGACACCGACAGCCTCGTCGTGCGCGAGCACGGACCCATCGCCAACCTCTTCGCGTCGCAGGGCGAAGCACGCTTCCGGGAGATCGAGCGCGACGCGGTCAGCGCGGCACTGAGCCGCGGCGGCGTCGTCGCGCTCGGCGGCGGAGCCGTGCTGAACGCCGACACGCGACACGACCTCGCCGCGCACCGCGTCGTGCTGCTCACTGTCGCTGCGCACATCGTGCGCTCGCGCATCCACGGCGAGGCGCGGCCGCTGCTCGCCGCAGACGACGATCCCGTCGCGCGGTGGGAGGCCATCATGGAGCAGCGCAAGGGCCTCTACGAAGAGGTCGCCGACGTGACGTTCGACACGTCGTCGGGCCCGCTCGCGCTCGTCGTCGCAGACATCGTCGCGTGGGTGCGCGGCGGAGAGACGTCGGCCCGCGAGGCGCTGACCGAGGGGACCGAGACGAAGTGA
- the efp gene encoding elongation factor P produces the protein MASTADIKNGVVLSIDGQLWSVIEFQHVKPGKGGAFVRTKLKNVVSGKVVDRTYNAGAKIEIENVDRRDFTYLYNDGDSFVFMDVADYDQLTVPASVVGDASNFMLENQQVQIALNNGNPLYIELPASVVLEITYTEPGLQGDRSSAGTKPATVETGYEIQVPLFLETGTKVKVDTRTGDYLGRVN, from the coding sequence ATGGCATCGACCGCAGACATCAAGAACGGCGTCGTCCTCTCGATCGACGGACAGCTCTGGAGCGTCATCGAGTTCCAGCACGTCAAGCCGGGCAAGGGCGGTGCGTTCGTCCGCACGAAGCTCAAGAACGTCGTCTCGGGCAAGGTCGTCGACCGCACGTACAACGCCGGCGCGAAGATCGAGATCGAGAACGTCGACCGCCGCGACTTCACGTACCTGTACAACGACGGCGACAGCTTCGTCTTCATGGATGTCGCGGACTACGACCAGCTCACGGTCCCCGCGTCGGTCGTCGGCGACGCCTCGAACTTCATGCTCGAGAACCAGCAGGTGCAGATCGCCCTCAACAACGGCAACCCCCTCTACATCGAGCTTCCGGCGTCCGTCGTCCTGGAGATCACGTACACCGAGCCGGGCCTGCAGGGCGACCGCTCGTCGGCCGGCACCAAGCCCGCGACCGTCGAGACCGGGTACGAGATCCAGGTGCCGCTGTTCCTCGAGACCGGCACCAAGGTCAAGGTCGACACGCGCACGGGCGACTACCTCGGCCGCGTGAACTGA
- a CDS encoding TIM barrel protein, whose translation MKTSIATVCLSGSLAEKLHAAAGAGFDGVEIFEPDLIAAPESPEEIRALAERLGLTLDLYQPMRDVEGVDESAFRDVLRRAEAKFSIMRRLGIDVVLCCSNVGTATIDDDGVSASQLRRLGELAQGYGIRIAFEALAWGRFVDDYRRAWRIVQLADHPAVGVCLDSFHILSRGHDPAAIEQIPGDKIFFLQLADAPALSMDVLSWSRHHRLFPGEGSFDLTAFLAHVVRAGYAGPVSLEVFNDTFRQTAVAQTAVHARRSLRWLEDAVARSLGAEAPVGYAELPSTGSPRSVDFVEIKAEDTSSIEELLATVGFTPRGKHRTKPVTLWTAGEARVVLNEQHARGLSPHLAAIGFAVSDAVALTARAGELGTPFAYRRTYAGEQDLAGAVAPDGTEIFWSSADGGAEPAWAGEFEHGASLRESPIVAVDHVSLGQPWQVIDEAILFFSSVLELPTASSTEVASPLGLVQSRVIQSPDGSIRIPLNVSPPILAGRPAALPQHVAFACDDIVALARAARSRGLEPLRIPQNYYDDLAARFDLDPELLGTLRELDLVYDRDADGEYLHFYTATVGDLFFEFVERSGCYDGFGAGNAPVRLSAQRAGSRAADIVRA comes from the coding sequence ATGAAGACGTCGATCGCGACAGTGTGCCTGAGCGGATCCCTCGCCGAGAAGCTGCACGCCGCCGCGGGGGCGGGCTTCGACGGGGTCGAGATCTTCGAGCCCGATCTCATCGCCGCCCCCGAGAGCCCGGAGGAGATCCGGGCGCTCGCCGAGCGCCTCGGCCTCACGCTGGACCTGTACCAGCCGATGCGCGACGTCGAGGGCGTGGACGAGTCGGCCTTCCGCGACGTCCTGCGCCGGGCGGAGGCGAAGTTCTCGATCATGCGCCGCCTCGGCATCGACGTCGTGCTCTGCTGCAGCAACGTCGGCACCGCGACGATCGACGACGACGGGGTGTCGGCGTCGCAGCTGCGCCGGCTCGGCGAGCTCGCGCAGGGGTACGGCATCCGCATCGCCTTCGAAGCCCTCGCCTGGGGACGCTTCGTCGACGACTACCGCCGCGCCTGGCGCATCGTGCAGCTCGCCGACCATCCCGCCGTCGGCGTGTGCCTGGACTCCTTCCACATCCTCTCGCGCGGCCACGACCCAGCCGCGATCGAGCAGATCCCCGGGGACAAGATCTTCTTCCTGCAGCTCGCCGACGCGCCCGCGCTCTCGATGGACGTCCTGTCGTGGAGCCGGCACCATCGGCTCTTCCCCGGCGAGGGGAGCTTCGACCTCACCGCCTTCCTCGCGCACGTCGTGCGGGCGGGCTACGCGGGACCCGTGTCACTCGAGGTCTTCAACGACACCTTCCGCCAGACGGCCGTCGCCCAGACCGCGGTGCACGCCCGGAGATCGCTCCGGTGGCTCGAGGATGCCGTCGCGCGGTCGCTCGGGGCGGAGGCTCCCGTCGGCTACGCGGAGCTGCCCTCGACGGGATCCCCGCGCTCCGTGGACTTCGTCGAGATCAAGGCCGAGGACACCTCGAGCATCGAGGAGCTCCTCGCGACAGTCGGGTTCACGCCGCGCGGCAAGCATCGGACCAAGCCCGTGACCCTGTGGACGGCGGGAGAGGCCCGCGTCGTCCTGAACGAACAGCACGCGCGAGGTCTCTCGCCGCACCTCGCCGCGATCGGCTTCGCGGTGTCGGACGCGGTCGCGCTCACGGCGCGTGCGGGTGAGCTCGGCACGCCGTTCGCCTACCGCCGCACGTACGCGGGGGAGCAGGACCTCGCCGGCGCGGTCGCCCCCGACGGGACGGAGATCTTCTGGTCATCCGCCGACGGCGGCGCAGAACCCGCGTGGGCGGGGGAGTTCGAGCATGGGGCATCCCTGCGCGAGAGCCCGATCGTCGCCGTCGACCACGTGAGCCTGGGCCAGCCCTGGCAGGTGATCGACGAGGCGATCCTCTTCTTCTCGTCGGTGCTGGAGCTGCCGACCGCGAGCTCGACCGAGGTCGCGAGTCCTCTCGGGCTCGTGCAGAGCCGCGTCATCCAGTCGCCCGACGGGTCGATCCGCATCCCGCTCAACGTCTCGCCGCCGATCCTGGCGGGGCGGCCGGCGGCGCTGCCGCAGCACGTCGCGTTCGCGTGCGACGACATCGTCGCGCTCGCGCGCGCCGCCCGCTCGAGAGGCCTCGAGCCGCTCCGCATCCCGCAGAACTACTACGACGACCTCGCGGCGCGCTTCGATCTCGATCCGGAGCTGCTCGGGACGCTGCGCGAGCTCGACCTCGTCTACGACCGGGATGCCGACGGCGAGTACCTCCACTTCTACACGGCGACCGTGGGCGACCTGTTCTTCGAGTTCGTCGAGCGCAGCGGATGCTACGACGGCTTCGGCGCCGGCAACGCGCCCGTGCGGCTGTCGGCGCAGCGCGCCGGCTCGCGAGCCGCTGATATCGTGCGAGCATGA
- the aroC gene encoding chorismate synthase, whose translation MLRVLTAGESHGPELVAIMEGLPSGVPVSRAAIQADLARRKLGYGRGSRMKFEEDELSISGGVRHGLSIGSPIALRVGNTEWPKWIEVMSPDPVELTDKSRGRGAALTRPRPGHADLVGMQKYDFDEARPILERASARETAARVALGAVARGFLAELGIRLVSHTLSIGPVRVPEGSALPTPDDVDVLDADPLRCFDPATSERMVAEVDDARKDGDTLGGIVEVLAYGLPPGLGSHVQWDRRLDGKLAQALMGIQAIKGVEVGDGFLTTTRRGSQAHDELFATGDGITRGSDRAGGTEGGMSTGTVLRVRAGMKPIATVPHALRTVDVATGDTAAAHHQRSDVCAVPAAGVVAEAMVAIVLADAVLEKFGGDSVRETRRNLEGYLAAIPETLRTAPASEAALLEHELSS comes from the coding sequence ATGCTCCGCGTGCTCACGGCCGGCGAATCGCACGGTCCCGAACTCGTCGCCATCATGGAGGGTCTGCCGTCCGGCGTCCCGGTCTCGCGCGCCGCCATCCAGGCCGACCTCGCGCGACGCAAGCTCGGCTACGGCCGCGGCTCGCGCATGAAGTTCGAGGAGGACGAGCTGTCGATCTCGGGCGGCGTGCGCCACGGCCTCTCGATCGGCAGCCCCATCGCCCTGCGCGTCGGCAACACCGAGTGGCCGAAGTGGATCGAGGTCATGAGCCCCGACCCCGTCGAGCTCACCGACAAGTCGCGCGGACGCGGGGCGGCGCTCACGCGGCCGCGTCCCGGCCACGCGGACCTCGTCGGCATGCAGAAGTACGACTTCGACGAGGCGCGGCCCATCCTCGAGCGCGCGAGCGCGCGCGAGACGGCGGCGCGCGTCGCCCTCGGCGCCGTCGCGCGCGGGTTCCTGGCCGAGCTCGGCATCCGCCTCGTGAGCCACACCCTCTCGATCGGCCCCGTCCGCGTGCCGGAGGGCTCTGCCCTGCCGACGCCCGACGACGTCGACGTCCTCGACGCCGATCCGCTGCGCTGCTTCGACCCCGCGACGAGCGAGCGCATGGTCGCCGAGGTCGACGACGCCCGCAAGGACGGCGACACGCTCGGCGGCATCGTCGAGGTGCTCGCATACGGGCTGCCCCCGGGGCTCGGCTCCCACGTGCAGTGGGACCGCCGCCTCGACGGCAAGCTCGCCCAGGCGCTCATGGGCATCCAGGCGATCAAGGGCGTCGAGGTCGGCGACGGCTTCCTCACCACGACCCGCCGCGGCTCTCAGGCCCACGACGAGCTCTTCGCGACCGGCGACGGCATCACGCGCGGCTCGGATCGCGCGGGCGGCACCGAGGGCGGCATGTCGACCGGCACCGTCCTGCGCGTCCGCGCGGGGATGAAGCCGATCGCGACAGTGCCGCACGCCCTGCGGACGGTGGATGTCGCGACCGGCGACACCGCCGCCGCGCACCACCAGCGCTCCGACGTGTGCGCTGTGCCCGCGGCCGGCGTCGTCGCGGAGGCGATGGTCGCCATCGTCCTGGCCGACGCCGTCCTCGAGAAGTTCGGCGGCGACAGCGTGCGCGAGACGCGGCGCAACCTGGAGGGCTACCTCGCCGCCATCCCCGAGACCCTGCGCACGGCGCCGGCGTCCGAGGCGGCGCTGCTCGAGCACGAGCTCTCGTCCTGA